Part of the Mycoplasmopsis columboralis genome, GTAAGGGATTGCTTTCTCAAGCAATTAAAAAACTAGCTTCTGAGAAAGACTACAAAGATAACATTCATGTTTTATCTTTTGCTCAACCTATTAAAAAAATTACTGAGCCTATTTTAGATGAACTTAAATGAGACGGAGTAGATAAAGAAATTGTGCGTCCTTTATGAATCGCAATGGGAGAAGTAGGGAGAAACATCGATAATAATATATGATGTTCAAAAGTAATGGACAAAATCAAAGAAATTGTACGTAAATCAAGTGAAGAGGGGAAAAATTCATTATTTTTAATTGATGATTTGCGTTTCCCAAATGAGCTTGATTACTTTAAAGGTACTTTAGCGGAATTACAAGAAATTGCTGGAGAAAATTCAAAAGTAACTGTTAATGCTATTAGAATTCAAAAATTCTTTGATGCTACTAAATTTGTTGTGGGGGTTGATGATAACTCAACTGAAACTAGTTTTGACAAAATTGTAAACGTTTGTTTTGATCATATTGTTCCTGAGAATATATTAATTGATCAACATTGAAGTGCTAACTTTGAAAAAGTTAATTTATATGCCAAAATTATTTACGACAATTACTTAGCGAGATAATAATGGTTAAACGAAAATATTACAACAATGTCCATTATTTTGTTGATGAAGTTAATAAGGTGGTTCGTTTATCCGAATCCTTTCATCAAGAGTTATTAACATTTGATAAGTTCAAGGGATTTAAAAAAATTGGAGGTAGTACTGTTGGAGATGTGTTGCTTTCAGGTGGTTTTAAATCACAATTTGCTGCTTTTTGTCATATTGCACGAATTAAGTTGCCAGTATTGAGTAAAAAGTATGTAAATGCCGGTACTATATTAGAACCTAAGGTTTTTGACGCCTTTCGGGCAGCTTATCCAAATGAAACCATTTATAATTATGAAGCTGCTCAATATAATTACAACTTTTTTGAAGGAAAAGATGATGTTCTTTCTGGAGTACCTGATGGTTATTTACCAAGTCGGAATTGCGTGCTCGAAATTAAGACCGCAGGCGAAAGCAAAATTGACAAATGAGAAAAGGAAGTAGATCCTTCATATAGAAAACAAGCGCAACTATATAGTTACTTAATGAAAGCTACTAGTTATAAAATTATTGCTTTATTTTTAAAAGATGAAGAAGGGGATTACTTACATCCTGAAAATGTTAATTTACGCAAACGTAAAATCAAGGCTTTTGATTTTGAAGTAAATTATCAAGAAGCTGAAGATGATATCAAAAAGGTGAAATCTTGATATTATCATTACACAAAAAGCGGAGTTTCTCCTCAATTTAATTTATCAGTTGATGCTGATCAAATTGAATATTTGAAATGTTCTTCACCTCAAGAGTGAGAAGCTTTATTGCAAAGATGAATTCAAATGGGCAAAGCTGATGCTGACAGCGAAGCGTAAAGAGTGGTTTAACCCACTTTTATTATATTTGCACACGAAAAAATTACTTATTTAATATAATTTTTATTAATAATGACACCAAAACAATTACTTTCGACTTTTTGAAATACTCAAGGATTTTTTACCGAAGTTTTAGCGGTTTTTATTTTAGTTTTTTTTGTTTTGTTATTCAAAATGTTAATAACGGCATTTAAAGTGAAAGGAACTAAAATCATACTACCGCTGGGATTTAGTTTGATTACATTTTTAATGTATGTTCAACTATGAGCTTCATCTAAATATTTATTCAACACCCCTCAAACGCCTTTGGTAAATCCGATTTTTGTCCTTTTACAGTCATTTTTACAAGGTTATAAGCTAGGCAATGGTTTAAATCCTTCTTCTTTTAAACCATTGGATAATGGAGTTCCTTATCTTATTGGCGGTCAATTGTTAGGGTTTATTTTCGCAATAAGTTTATTTTTAGTTTTGTTTATACCGCTAAA contains:
- a CDS encoding MAGa7180 family putative nuclease — translated: MVKRKYYNNVHYFVDEVNKVVRLSESFHQELLTFDKFKGFKKIGGSTVGDVLLSGGFKSQFAAFCHIARIKLPVLSKKYVNAGTILEPKVFDAFRAAYPNETIYNYEAAQYNYNFFEGKDDVLSGVPDGYLPSRNCVLEIKTAGESKIDKWEKEVDPSYRKQAQLYSYLMKATSYKIIALFLKDEEGDYLHPENVNLRKRKIKAFDFEVNYQEAEDDIKKVKSWYYHYTKSGVSPQFNLSVDADQIEYLKCSSPQEWEALLQRWIQMGKADADSEA